The Candidatus Manganitrophus noduliformans region GGCCCCGTCTCCGATGATCGGAATGTACCGCGCCGATTTCCAGAGCCGCAAGGTCCTTCCCAGGTCTTTCGCTCCGTGTCCGACAATCGTATCCGGCCGTAGGATCGTCCACTCCAGGTCGGAGCGCATCACAGCTTCCTCGGCCTCGGTCTTCGATCGGGCGTAGGGGCCCTTCCCGGGAAATAAAACGCAGAGCGAGGAGACGAAAATGAAGCGTCTGATCCCATGGGCGCGGGCCGCGGCGATGAGGTTTCTTGTCCCGACAGTCGTGGCGTTGAAGCTTCCCGCCGCGTAGGCCCGATTGGGCGTCGCCCCCCCGATATGGAGAACGGCGTCACAGCCCGTTGTCGCCGAGAGCAGGCTGTCGGCATCGAGGAGGTCTCCCGTTGCGATTCGAACCCTTTTTCCGGAAAGGGAGTCGCCTCTTACCAGCGCCGTGATACCGAACCGTCGGTGGTATCGGTCGATGAATCGCCCTCCGACAAATCCGGTTCCCCCGGTGAGGAAGAGACGGTTCATCGGATCGAAAGCCTCCATGCGGTGAGGAGCCTCTGGATCAGCGAATACGTTGTGAGGAGAGAGAGGAGAATGAAAAGAAGAAAAAACTGCTGAAAGGGGGTCAGGGCGATGAGGAGCGCATAGC contains the following coding sequences:
- a CDS encoding NAD-dependent epimerase/dehydratase family protein — encoded protein: MNRLFLTGGTGFVGGRFIDRYHRRFGITALVRGDSLSGKRVRIATGDLLDADSLLSATTGCDAVLHIGGATPNRAYAAGSFNATTVGTRNLIAAARAHGIRRFIFVSSLCVLFPGKGPYARSKTEAEEAVMRSDLEWTILRPDTIVGHGAKDLGRTLRLWKSARYIPIIGDGAYTSQPIHVDEVCAALASALETSASVGLAISLAGKDLVPFNEFARRFCRALGNNRRRFVHIPKWFVYPLAGIASFVHPQWGLNPERVNIITEPHTVDLSLMRAVLRIEPMPFEEAVRLTVNQWLRGKTASSEPPEHRTAILP